A region from the Toxotes jaculatrix isolate fToxJac2 chromosome 2, fToxJac2.pri, whole genome shotgun sequence genome encodes:
- the nsun5 gene encoding probable 28S rRNA (cytosine-C(5))-methyltransferase: MALYLKAAEILEKAERKQGALKTLVYDSKFANIKQLFALVCETQKFSSILQELIESTKLLKQTKLKMHLAKVLVYDLVMGQGLKCGGSWKTTMMKHRARLQAELARMKIKRKVSRNEDLLPASVQQLAGNQLPRYVRVNTLKTTVEDAVDYWKRDGFSYQGQATRLDDLTLKKKDFVRDLHLPELLVFSPKTDFHDHFLYKAGHIILQDKASCLPAYLLNPPPGSHVIDACAAPGNKTSHLAAIMKNKGKLFAFDLDAKRLATMSTLLLRAGVTCQQLANQDFLKVDPDSAQYKDVEYILLDPSCSGSGMVCLRDNTSADQEKDQARLASLASFQLRCLNHGLRFPRLKRLVYSTCSVHSQENEEVITACLQQNPGFRLVPLLAQWPERGLEPLTQCLRASTTETRTHGFFVALLEKHSEAGSMEQEQVVQISHPEETAHSPPACEETPDSSETEDKTTPAADLMCCTQTDSTPGKRKRKKKKKKKKKGATMAE; the protein is encoded by the exons ATGGCTCTGTACCTGAAAGCCGCAGAGATCCTGGAGAAAGCCGAGAGGAAGCAGGGCGCTTTGAAAACTCTGGTTTACGACAGTAAATTTGCGAACATCAAGCAGCTGTTCGCTCTGGTTTGTGAGACTCAGAAGTTTTCCTCCATCCTGCAGGAGCTTATCGAGTCCACCAAGCTGCTCAAACAGACCAAGCTGAAGATGCACCTGGCCAAGGTGCTGGTGTACGACCTGGTGATGGGCCAGGGGCTGAAGTGTGGCGGGTCCTGGAAGACCACGATGATGAAGCATCGCGCCCGGCTGCAGGCGGAGCTGGCCCGCATGAAGATAAAGCGGAAGGTTAGCAGGAATGAGGACCTGCTCCCGGCCAGCGTTCAGCAGCTCGCCGGGAACCAGCTACCCAGGTATGTGCGTGTGAACACCCTGAAGACCACCGTGGAGGATGCTGTGGACTACTGGAAGAGGGATGGCTTCTCCTACCAGGGACAAGCTACCAGGCTGGACGACTTAACCCTGAAGAAGAAAGACTTTGTGAGGGACCTTCACCTCCCGGAGCTGCTGGTCTTCTCTCCTAAAACTGACTTTCATGACCACTTCCTGTACAAGGCTGGCCACATCATTCTGCAGGACAAAGCCAGCTGCCTCCCTGCCTATCTCCTCAACCCCCCACCTGGCAGCCATGTCATAGATGCCTGCGCTGCCCCCGGCAACAAAACCAGCCACCTGGCAGCCATCATGAAGAACAAGGGCAAGCTGTTTGCCTTTGATTTGGATGCCAAACGTTTGGCCACCATGTCGACTCTCCTGCTCCGAGCTGGCGTCACCTGTCAGCAGCTGGCCAACCAGGACTTCTTGAAGGTGGACCCTGACAGTGCGCAGTATAAAGATGTTGAGTATATCCTGCTGGATCCCTCCTGCAGTGGATCAG GAATGGTGTGCTTGCGGGACAACACCTCTGCTGACCAGGAGAAGGATCAGGCTCGTCTGGCCTCCTTGGCCTCCTTCCAGCTGCGGTGCCTGAACCACGGTCTCAGGTTTCCCCGCCTGAAGCGCCTGGTCTACTCCACCTGCTCCGTCCACAGCCAGGAGAACGAGGAAGTCATAACGGCCTGTCTGCAGCAGAACCCCGGCTTCAG GCTGGTTCCTCTGCTGGCCCAGTGGCCTGAGCGAGGCCTGGAACCTCTCACTCAGTGTCTGCGAGCCAGCACCACCGAGACCCGCACACACGGCTTCTTCGTGGCTCTGCTGGAGAAACACAGTGAGGCTGGGAGTATGGAGCAGGAACAAGTGGTCCAGATAAG CCACCCTGAGGAGACAGCACACAGTCCACCTGCCTGTGAGGAAACACCGGACtcttcagagacagaggacaaaaccACACCTGCTGCAGACCTGATGTGCTGCACACAGACTGACAGTACACCgggcaagaggaagaggaagaagaaaaagaagaagaagaagaagggggccACAATGGCAGAGTAA